The following coding sequences are from one Triticum dicoccoides isolate Atlit2015 ecotype Zavitan chromosome 4A, WEW_v2.0, whole genome shotgun sequence window:
- the LOC119288051 gene encoding UDP-glycosyltransferase 85A2-like, with protein MPKNLRLRDLPSFVRTTDPDDIMFNFFVHETAAMSQASGVVINTWDELDAPLLDAMSKLLPPVYTVGPLHLTVHNNVSKESPLADIGSNLWKEQDAPLRWLDGQPPNSVLYVNFGSITVMSKEHLLEFAWGLANTGYAFLWNVRPDLVKGDDKAALPPEFFAATEGRSMLSTWCPQEKVLEHEAVGIFLTHSGWNSSVEGICGGVPMVCWPFFAEQQTNCRYKCTEWGIGVEIGDDVRRTEVEAMIREAMEGAKGREMRRRVQELRQSALASARCDGRSMRNVDRLIHEVLLA; from the coding sequence ATGCCCAAAAACCTGCGGCTGCGTGACCTCCCTAGCTTCGTGCGCACCACGGACCCCGATGACATCATGTTCAACTTCTTCGTCCACGAGACGGCCGCCATGTCGCAGGCGTCGGGGGTGGTGATAAACACCTGGGACGAGCTCGACGCGCCCCTGCTCGATGCCATGTCCAAGCTCCTGCCGCCCGTCTATACAGTGGGGCCACTCCATCTCACGGTCCACAACAATGTCTCGAAGGAGAGCCCCCTCGCCGACATCGGGTCCAACCTGTGGAAGGAGCAGGACGCACCCCTCCGGTGGCTCGACGGCCAACCGCCGAACTCCGTGTTGTATGTAAATTTTGGGAGCATCACGGTGATGTCCAAGGAGCATTTGTTGGAGTTCGCGTGGGGGTTGGCCAACACCGGCTACGCCTTCCTGTGGAACGTGCGGCCTGACCTCGTCAAGGGCGACGACAAAGCCGCACTACCGCCAGAATTTTTTGCAGCGACCGAGGGGCGGAGCATGCTCTCGACATGGTGCCCGCAGGAGAAGGTGCTGGAGCATGAGGCCGTAGGGATCTTCCTCACGCACTCTGGGTGGAACTCGTCGGTGGAGGGCATATGCGGTGGCGTTCCGATGGTGTGTTGGCCCTTCTTTGCGGAGCAGCAGACCAACTGCCGCTACAAGTGCACAGAGTGGGGCATCGGGGTGGAGATTGGGGACGACGTGAGGAGGACCGAGGTGGAGGCGATGATACGGGAGGCCATGGAGGGGGCGAAGGGGCGAGAGATGCGGCGGCGTGTGCAAGAGCTCCGGCAGAGCGCCCTGGCCTCCGCACGGTGTGACGGAAGGTCCATGCGCAATGTTGATAGGCTCATCCACGAGGTGCTGCTGGCTTGA
- the LOC119288049 gene encoding 7-deoxyloganetin glucosyltransferase-like: MEIGSLAPGERPHAVMIPYPAQGHITPMMKLAKLLHARGFHVTFVNNEFNHRRLLRSQSADRLRGLPAFRFTAIADGLPPSDREATQDIPELCYSTMTTCLPRFKELVVKLNEAAETSGGALPPVTCVVADSTMSFALAAARELGLRCATLWTASACGFMSYCHYKDLLDRGLFPLKEEAQLSNGYLDTIIDWIPSMPKDLRLRDLPSFVRTTDPDDIMFNFFVHETAAMSQASGVVINTWDELDTDLLDAMSKLLPPVYTVGPLHLTVRNNVSKESPLADIGSNLWKEQDAPLRWLDSQPSNSVMYVNFGSITVMSKEHLLEFAWGLANTGYAFLWNVRPDLVKGDDETTLPPEFFAATEGRSMLSTWCPQEKVLEHEAVGIFLTHSGWNSSLEGICGGVPMVCWPFFAEQQTNCRYKCTEWGIGMEVGEEVRRTEVEAMIREVMDGEKGREMRRRVQELRDSAPASARCDGRSMRNVDRLIHEVLLA; this comes from the exons ATGGAGATCGGGTCTCTGGCGCCGGGTGAGAGGCCGCACGCCGTGATGATCCCGTACCCGGCTCAAGGCCACATCACGCCGATGATGAAGCTGGCCAAGCTGCTCCACGCCAGGGGCTTCCACGTCACCTTCGTCAACAACGAGTTCAACCACCGCCGCCTGCTGCGCTCCCAGTCCGCCGACAGGCTACGTGGGCTGCCCGCCTTCCGGTTCACCGCCATCGCCGACGGCCTTCCGCCGTCCGACCGTGAGGCCACGCAGGACATCCCTGAGTTGTGCTACTCTACAATGACCACCTGCCTCCCCAGATTCAAGGAGCTGGTCGTCAAGCTCAACGAGGCGGCAGAGACCTCCGGCGGCGCGCTGCCGCCTGTGACCTGCGTGGTGGCCGATAGCACCATGAGCTTCGCTCTTGCCGCCGCGCGGGAACTCGGCCTCCGCTGCGCCACACTCTGGACCGCCAGCGCCTGTGGTTTCATGAGCTACTGCCACTATAAGGATCTACTCGATCGTGGGCTCTTCCCTCTCAAAG AAGAGGCGCAGTTGAGCAACGGATACTTGGACACGATCATAGACTGGATACCGTCAATGCCCAAAGACCTGCGGCTGCGTGACCTCCCTAGCTTTGTGCGCACCACGGACCCCGATGACATCATGTTCAACTTTTTCGTCCATGAGACGGCCGCCATGTCGCAGGCGTCGGGGGTGGTGATCAACACCTGGGACGAGCTCGACACGGACCTGCTCGATGCCATGTCCAAGCTCCTGCCGCCCGTCTATACAGTGGGGCCACTCCATCTCACGGTCCGCAACAATGTCTCGAAGGAGAGCCCCCTCGCCGACATCGGGTCCAACCTGTGGAAGGAGCAGGACGCGCCCCTCCGGTGGCTCGACAGCCAACCGTCGAACTCCGTGATGTATGTAAATTTTGGGAGCATCACGGTGATGTCCAAGGAGCATTTATTGGAGTTCGCGTGGGGGTTGGCCAACACCGGCTACGCCTTCCTGTGGAACGTGCGGCCTGACCTCGTCAAGGGCGACGACGAGACCACACTACCGCCAGAGTTTTTTGCGGCGACCGAGGGGCGGAGCATGCTCTCGACATGGTGCCCGCAGGAGAAGGTGCTGGAGCATGAGGCCGTAGGGATCTTCCTCACGCACTCTGGGTGGAACTCGTCGCTGGAGGGCATATGCGGCGGCGTTCCAATGGTGTGTTGGCCCTTCTTTGCGGAGCAGCAGACCAACTGCCGCTACAAGTGCACGGAGTGGGGCATCGGGatggaggtcggggaagaagtgagGAGGACTGAGGTGGAGGCCATGATACGGGAGGTCATGGATGGGGAGAAAGGGCGAGAGATGCGACGGCGTGTGCAAGAGCTCCGGGATAGCGCCCCGGCCTCCGCACGGTGTGATGGAAGGTCCATGCGCAATGTTGATAGGCTCATCCACGAGGTGCTGCTGGCTTGA